The following proteins are encoded in a genomic region of Opitutus sp.:
- a CDS encoding flagellin, whose protein sequence is MSVVLNTNQTATMASNNLATSSSMLQKSLNRLSSGSKIVNPSDDAGGLAVSMKLSATAKRQGAVNSNIGNAVSLLQTQDGALKVAGKILDRISELRTLNDDVTKSTGDKANYNTEFVALKTQLTAITSEKFNGVALFGTGSNTVNATEDASTSSQITLSGRDLGSTTTTTGVGNISAATSLSAITSIDIVKTAIENVATMRASNGAEQSRLGFASELLTVNKANLEAATSRITDVDVAEESTQLARWNTMVSAGTSMLSQANQSAQTALRLLQ, encoded by the coding sequence ATGTCAGTCGTACTTAATACCAATCAGACGGCCACTATGGCCTCGAACAACTTGGCGACCTCCAGTTCGATGCTGCAAAAGAGCCTGAACCGGCTCTCCAGCGGTTCGAAAATCGTCAATCCTTCGGACGACGCCGGCGGTCTGGCCGTGTCGATGAAACTCAGTGCCACGGCCAAGCGCCAGGGCGCGGTGAATAGTAACATCGGCAATGCCGTTTCATTACTCCAAACCCAGGACGGCGCCCTTAAGGTGGCCGGCAAGATCCTCGACCGTATCAGCGAGCTGCGCACGCTCAATGATGACGTCACCAAGAGCACCGGTGACAAGGCCAACTACAACACCGAGTTCGTGGCGTTGAAGACCCAGTTGACCGCCATCACCTCGGAAAAGTTCAACGGGGTGGCCTTGTTCGGCACGGGCTCCAATACGGTGAACGCGACCGAGGATGCCAGCACCAGCAGTCAGATCACGCTGTCGGGAAGAGATTTAGGTTCCACCACCACCACCACCGGAGTGGGTAACATCTCGGCTGCGACCTCCCTCAGTGCGATCACCTCGATCGATATTGTGAAAACCGCGATTGAAAACGTGGCGACGATGCGCGCCTCCAACGGTGCCGAACAGAGCCGGCTGGGCTTCGCCTCGGAACTGTTGACGGTGAATAAAGCCAACTTGGAAGCGGCAACCAGTCGGATCACCGACGTGGATGTTGCGGAAGAATCCACCCAGTTAGCGCGTTGGAACACAATGGTTTCTGCGGGCACCTCGATGTTGTCGCAGGCCAATCAGAGTGCGCAAACCGCGCTGCGGTTGCTTCAGTAA
- a CDS encoding DUF721 domain-containing protein, translating into MSTKKEPAVFSFQAEKLIAALRRVPDTTPERMKKRPTKELSGLVEELMMKFQIGRESPEQTIRDNWKELVGPAHAHYSHAVQIDPRGRLTVLAGHAVVRNELFLHRKMIVERIQKLPGCAQVRELNIRAG; encoded by the coding sequence ATGTCGACGAAGAAGGAGCCCGCCGTTTTTTCGTTTCAGGCCGAGAAACTCATCGCCGCGCTGCGCCGCGTGCCCGACACGACCCCGGAGCGCATGAAAAAGCGCCCCACCAAGGAGCTCTCCGGCTTGGTCGAGGAGCTGATGATGAAGTTCCAAATTGGGCGTGAGTCGCCGGAGCAGACGATTCGCGACAACTGGAAGGAACTGGTGGGGCCGGCGCATGCACACTATTCGCACGCCGTGCAGATCGATCCGCGCGGACGGTTAACGGTGCTGGCGGGACACGCCGTGGTGCGCAACGAACTGTTTTTGCACCGCAAGATGATCGTTGAACGCATCCAAAAACTCCCCGGCTGCGCCCAAGTCCGCGAGCTGAACATCCGCGCCGGTTGA